In Oncorhynchus kisutch isolate 150728-3 linkage group LG5, Okis_V2, whole genome shotgun sequence, a genomic segment contains:
- the LOC109891558 gene encoding von Willebrand factor A domain-containing protein 1-like has protein sequence MMEWLGFSCLLLGVLLWPSSTQNVVPGTALNCCEGDILLLLDSSGSVSSYEFSRLLHFLSELLLPFSLGRGQVRAGLLQVGTEPHLEFGLDAHSTQPGLQGALHRTRQLQGDTNTEAALRQAQGLLARAGAEDELELPKVLVWLTDGVQPGMVDGPMAELRRAGVSLLAVSTGHGNYQVLQRVVTPPIESHLYFVDIDDISIITEDLREAIIELIRVERLRVVQVSSHSAVLQWRPVLGSNTDFYSFLHYSSVLPGGGEGQPNGGASSGGQYHRRTLPGDASWVELRGLQPDTIYTASLTPNSQSNHDYLNTLSVTFTTQPEVLSPAVVTVADSGPDRVRVSWGPLQTEHVQRYQIEYGALPSGQVHTVRLHGHQNSTLLTGLEPDTQYLVTVSALYSTGKEKAMSVKACTREVLPALADLQLTPVGRDVVQVRWWGHDEGLRGYWLNWERGETQSPSRPAFSCLYLPPGSLSTLLTHLAPSSRVCVSPVYRMARGLGLCCTARTQTGLILRAHIPGLGSIQNFGIGSHSTP, from the exons ctctgaaCTGTTGTGAGGGGGATATCTTGCTCCTGTTGGATTCTTCAGGAAGTGTGTCATCCTACGAGTTCTCTCGCCTGCTGCACTTCCTGTCGGAGctgctcctccccttctctctggggCGGGGCCAGGTGAGGGCGGGGCTGCTGCAGGTGGGCACTGAGCCACACCTGGAGTTTGGTCTGGACGCCCACAGCACCCAGCCTGGCCTGCAGGGGGCACTGCATAGGACCAGGCAACTCCAGGGGGACACCAACACAGAGGCTGCCCTCAGACAGGCCCAGGGGCTGCTAGCCAGAGCTGGGGCTGAGGATGAGTTGGAGCTCCCCAAAGTGCTGGTGTGGCTAACAGATGGGGTACAGCCGGGCATGGTGGATGGACCAATGGCAGAGCTGAGAAGGGCGGGTGTGTCTCTGCTGGCTGTCTCTACGGGACACGGGAATTATCAGGTGCTGCAGAGGGTGGTGACCCCGCCCATCGAGTCCCACCTGTACTTTGTGGACATCGATGACATCAGTATCATCACAGAGGACCTGCGGGAGGCCATCATTG aGCTGATCCGCGTTGAGCGCCTGAGGGTGGTACAGGTGTCCTCCCACAGTGCCGTGCTGCAGTGGCGTCCTGTACTCGGATCCAACACAGATTTCTACAGCTTTTTACACTACAGCTCTGTTCTGCCAGGTGGTGGGGAGGGTCAGCCTAACGGCGGGGCCAGCAGTGGGGGGCAGTACCACAGACGGACCCTCCCCGGGGACGCCAGCTGGGTGGAGCTGAGGGGCCTGCAGCCAGACACCATCTACACTGCCTCCCTCACCCCCAACTCCCAGTCCAACCATGATTATCTCAACACTCTCAGTGTCACCTTCACTACACAACCCG AGGTATTGAGCCCAGCGGTGGTCACAGTGGCAGACTCAGGTCCTGACAGGGTGCGAGTGAGCTGGGGTCCTCTGCAAACTGAGCATGTCCAGCGGTACCAGATAGAGTACGGAGCTCTACCCAGTGGGCAGGTCCACACGGTTAGGCTACACGGACATCAGAACTCCACTCTGCTCACTGGTCTAGAGCCAGACACACAGTACCTAGTTACTGTCAGCGCCCTGTACTCCACAGGCAAAGAGAAGGCCATGTCTGTCAAGGCCTGCACTCGGGAGG TGCTGCCAGCCCTGGCTGACCTCCAGCTGACTCCAGTGGGGCGTGATGTGGTGCAGGTCCGGTGGTGGGGCCACGATGAGGGGCTGAGGGGTTACTGGCTCAACTGGGAGAGGGGTGAGACCCAGAGCCCCTCCCGCCCTGCATTCTCCTGCCTATACCTGCCCCCTGGATCCCTGTCCACACTGCTCACACACCTGGCCCCCAGCAGCCGAGTGTGTGTGTCCCCTGTCTACCGCATGGCCCGGGGATTGGGGCTCTGCTGCaccgcacgcacacaaacaggtCTGATACTGCGCGCACACataccagggttgggctcaattcagaATTTTGGAATTGGTTCCCATTCAACTCCTTAG